One segment of Massilia sp. Se16.2.3 DNA contains the following:
- the gspF gene encoding type II secretion system inner membrane protein GspF, with product MPAFRYEAVDTGGATRKGVVNADSPRAARADLRVQGLTPLNVEAIAAQVDASGATRARGFGERLSTVELALFTRQLASLLEAGLPLEQAFTALLEQAERPYVRDLIASIRSEVMGGISFSDALSHHPRDFDQIYRGLVSSGEQIGQLARVLSRLADYIERRNSLVQKVRLAFTYPAIVTVVAFAIVIFLLTYVVPQIVSVFANTKQKLPLLTVMMLAISDFLKDWGLLLGAILIAAWFAWRRALQNPVLKRRWHTWLLNAPVYGKFERSLNTARFASTLAITTGSGVPILRALDTSRDTLSNVAMRELVEQATGSVREGVSLARALSAQKHFPPMLVHMIRAGEITGELPAMLERAANSQQADLERRTLTIAGLLEPVLILAMGLVVLLIVLAVLMPIIEINQLVR from the coding sequence GTGCCGGCATTTCGCTACGAAGCCGTCGATACGGGCGGCGCCACGCGCAAGGGCGTGGTCAACGCCGACAGCCCGCGCGCCGCGCGCGCCGACCTGCGCGTGCAGGGCCTCACGCCGCTCAATGTCGAGGCCATTGCCGCCCAGGTCGACGCCAGCGGCGCCACCCGCGCGCGCGGCTTCGGCGAGCGCCTCTCGACAGTCGAGCTGGCGCTGTTCACCCGCCAGCTGGCCAGCCTGCTGGAAGCGGGCCTGCCGCTCGAGCAGGCGTTCACGGCGCTGCTGGAACAGGCCGAGCGCCCCTATGTGCGCGACCTGATCGCCTCGATCCGCTCGGAAGTCATGGGCGGTATCTCGTTCTCCGACGCGCTCTCGCACCATCCGCGCGACTTCGACCAGATCTACCGCGGCCTGGTCTCGTCCGGCGAACAGATCGGCCAGCTGGCGCGCGTGCTGTCGCGCCTGGCGGACTATATCGAACGGCGCAACTCGCTGGTGCAGAAAGTGCGGCTGGCGTTTACCTATCCGGCGATCGTCACCGTGGTGGCTTTCGCGATCGTGATCTTCCTGCTCACCTACGTGGTGCCGCAAATCGTTTCGGTGTTCGCCAACACCAAGCAGAAGCTGCCGCTGCTGACCGTCATGATGCTGGCCATATCGGACTTCCTCAAGGACTGGGGCCTGCTGCTGGGCGCCATCCTGATTGCCGCCTGGTTTGCCTGGCGCCGGGCCCTGCAGAACCCGGTACTCAAGCGGCGCTGGCATACCTGGCTGCTGAACGCGCCCGTCTACGGCAAGTTCGAGCGCAGCCTGAACACGGCGCGTTTCGCCAGCACGCTGGCCATCACCACCGGCTCGGGCGTGCCGATCCTGCGCGCGCTCGACACCAGCCGCGATACCCTGTCGAACGTCGCCATGCGCGAACTGGTCGAACAGGCAACCGGCAGCGTGCGCGAAGGCGTCAGCCTGGCGCGTGCCCTGTCCGCGCAAAAACATTTCCCGCCGATGCTGGTCCACATGATCCGCGCCGGCGAAATCACCGGCGAACTGCCGGCCATGCTCGAGCGCGCGGCCAATTCCCAGCAGGCCGACCTCGAGCGGCGCACGCTGACCATTGCCGGCCTGCTCGAACCGGTCCTGATCCTGGCGATGGGCCTGGTCGTGCTGCTGATCGTGCTGGCGGTGCTGATGCCGATCATTGAAATCAACCAGCTGGTGCGCTAA